The sequence CACTTCTGGATAACGTTTTACTGTTTCAGCAAAAAAGCGTTCCGTTTCACGAGAAGCCGTACCATTACCAATCGCGACCAATTCAACATTATGCTTAATACATAACGCAGCAACACTTGCCGCCGCTTTATCTGCTTGTCCTGTATGTGGATAAATGGTATCTGTGGCGATTAATTTACCCGTGCTATCAACAACCGCAACTTTAACCCCCGTACGTAAACCCGGATCAAGTCCCATTGTGGCACGCATGCCAGCAGGCGCTGCCATCAATAAATCATTAAGGTTGCGGGCAAAAACATTAATCGCTTCTTCTTCCGCTTTCTCCCGTAATTGGCTCATCAACTCAGTTTCAATATGCATTAAAACTTTTATGCGCCAAGTCCAACTTACAACGGCTTTACGCCAGCTATCTGCGGGTTGATTATTTAAACGTAACCCTAAATGCTCAGTAACCAGTTGTTCACCGTAGCTCTCTTTAGGTGCTTCTTCAAATTGCGGATCTGGATTAAGTGATAATTGAAGGATCCCTTCGTTTCGACCACGAAACATAGCTAATGCGCGGTGGGAAGGAACGTTAGCGATAGGCTCATGGTGATCAAAATAATCACTAAACTTCGCCCCTTCTGCTTCTTTACCTTCAATCACTTTGGCGACAAGATGTGCATTTTTCCATAGATATTGACGAACTTTCGCCAATAATCCAGCATCCTCTGAAAAACGCTCCATTAAAATATAACGCGCACCATCTAAAGCGGCTTTTGTATCATCAACACCCTTTTCGGTGTTGATATAAGCAGTTGCCGCGTCTTCTGGATTATGTTGTGGTTCATTCCACAGTAAATCCGCTAAAGGTTCTAATCCATTTTCAATCGCAATTTGGCCACGAGTACGGCGCTTAGGCTTATAAGGAAGATAGAGATCTTCAAGCTCTGTTTTACTTTGAGTTGCATTAATTGAAGAGTGCAATTCTGGTGTCAGTTTTCCTTGTTCTTCAATTGATTTTAAAATTGTTTGGCGGCGATCGTTGAGTTCCCGTAGGTAACCGAGGCGGGTTTCTAATTGACGTAATTGCGTATCATCTAATCCGCCGGTGACCTCTTTTCGATAACGGGCAACAAATGGCACCGTATTCCCTTCATCCAGTAACGTTATGGCCGAAAGGACTTGCTGGGGCTTAACAGAGAGCTCATCTGCAATAATTCGGCTTAATGATTCATTCATAATATATTTACCTACCGAGAGGAATAGTTAAAAAAGATGGCTATTATACACGCAGAGCACTAAAAAAATTTGGCAAATTTCCTATCTAGCTCGACAATTATGAGGAAATTAACAGATTATTTTAACATTCACGCTATAGTACCTTTATGAAATTCAATGTTGATGATAGTTTTTATTCGTAATGGCAAAAAGTAACTATATTACCCGTGATGGCTGGTATGCCTTAGACAAAGAGCTAAAATATCTTTGGAAAGAAGAGCGCCCGCGTGTCACACAATCAGTTTCAGAAGCGGCGGCACAAGGTGACCGTTCAGAAAATGCTGAATATATTTATGGAAAGAAGCGATTACGTGAAATTGATAGACGTGTTCGTTTTTTATCAAAACGTCTTGATGAACTCAAAATCGTTGACCCAGATCCTCGCCAAGAAGGAAAAGTCTATTTTGGTGCTTGGGTCACGCTTGAAGATGATAACGAAAATATCAAAACCTTTAGGCTTGTGGGTCCCGATGAATTTGATCCAGCAAAACAGTGGATTTCTATTGATTCCCCTGTTGCCAGAGCGCTTATTGGTAAGCAAGTTGATGATGAAATTAGTGTGCAAACACCCGGTGGTGAAGTTAATTACTGCGTATTATCTATCAAATACAATTCGGAATAAGATAAATCAATAGTTTTATTCACTTTAGCTGAGCCAATGAACAAGTTTTACCTATAAATTATTAACATTTATTCTTTGGTTTTGGTTTAATATTCTTATCGATGATAGAATTCGCTAACAAAAGCATTTGCACTTCAGGAGCTTAAAAAATGCAAGAAAGTTATAAAGTGCTAATCGTGGATGATGATTTACGTCTGCGTTCACTCTTAGAGCGCTATTTGACAGAGCAGGGTTTTCAAATCCGTACTGCCGCAAACGCCG comes from Proteus vulgaris and encodes:
- a CDS encoding Tex family protein is translated as MNESLSRIIADELSVKPQQVLSAITLLDEGNTVPFVARYRKEVTGGLDDTQLRQLETRLGYLRELNDRRQTILKSIEEQGKLTPELHSSINATQSKTELEDLYLPYKPKRRTRGQIAIENGLEPLADLLWNEPQHNPEDAATAYINTEKGVDDTKAALDGARYILMERFSEDAGLLAKVRQYLWKNAHLVAKVIEGKEAEGAKFSDYFDHHEPIANVPSHRALAMFRGRNEGILQLSLNPDPQFEEAPKESYGEQLVTEHLGLRLNNQPADSWRKAVVSWTWRIKVLMHIETELMSQLREKAEEEAINVFARNLNDLLMAAPAGMRATMGLDPGLRTGVKVAVVDSTGKLIATDTIYPHTGQADKAAASVAALCIKHNVELVAIGNGTASRETERFFAETVKRYPEVKAQKVIVSEAGASVYSASELAANEFPDLDVSIRGAVSIARRLQDPLAELVKIDPKSIGVGQYQHDVSQTLLARKLDTVVEDCVNGVGVDLNTASVPLLTRVAGLSQSIAQNIISWRDENGRFVDRKQLLKVARLGPKAFEQCAGFLRIRDGKNPLDASTVHPEAYPIVENILQSTHQKIDDLMGNSTLISQVDARAFITEQFGLPTINDILKELAKPGRDPRPEFKTATFAEGVETMNDLVSGMILEGTVTNVTNFGAFVDIGVHQDGLVHISSLADRFIEDPHTVVKTGDIVKVKVLEVDLARKRIALTMRLDEVAGDSDKKQSSSNNTNSIRNSKGQKPTRNNRQSMNNGNNAGNSAMGDALAAAFGKKR
- the greB gene encoding transcription elongation factor GreB, with amino-acid sequence MAKSNYITRDGWYALDKELKYLWKEERPRVTQSVSEAAAQGDRSENAEYIYGKKRLREIDRRVRFLSKRLDELKIVDPDPRQEGKVYFGAWVTLEDDNENIKTFRLVGPDEFDPAKQWISIDSPVARALIGKQVDDEISVQTPGGEVNYCVLSIKYNSE